One stretch of bacterium DNA includes these proteins:
- a CDS encoding GH116 family glycosyl-hydrolase, with product MKGIKYEGNKIKQIKFLLGGIGAGNVSVEGKGSLTDWEIFNRPGKGKRMYGNFVSLRVKSKDGIKYRIVSGNPFPPFESAGGYQNLNMEGCPCFERVEFTNYFPFAIIDFSDKRLSLKITLEAFTPFIPLDYENSSLPIAVFTYRIKNLTEKELEIFLAFSIMNPVGTDGTENLNSPKNVCFGGNINIYKEIGEVKGLYLKSNKYEKESHRYGNISLFTDSKNISYKTQWEKIGWWTDYENFWREFKNGKFEFVESKESQNGETYWATLGVKENLKGKEEKEINFYLSWYFPNRINYWGLNEEVKNKILKNWYSKRFSDSAEVVKYYIKNKKYLKDESIKFAESFFSQSLPESFLATISSQFNTLRSNTFFITEDGRFYAFEGCSDNNGCCPLNCTHVYNYDFTVSYLFPNFMKSQREVDYLYNTDENGYMAFRTNIPLGIKLWQFKPAADGQMGTVLKAYREWKITGDNEFLKRIYTKLKKSVEYAWENWDKNRDGLMEGEQHNTYDVEFYRENPFTSFIYLASLKAMEEISEFMGDIDFKNECKRIYEEGRKKVIEELWNGKYFVQKCKINPLPPYQFLNGCLTSQLLGQFFADNLNLGSIVEEKYIKKTLSSILKYNFIDFSEHINFMRIYGIGNEKGVIVCSFPEGRPEIPMPYCDEVWTGEEFVIASLLIRRGKLKQAKEIIEAINNRYDGEKRNPFNHIECGYHYGRGFSAFGLILSYLGFFVDNVRKEIYFSPVLLKKELNIFFSTGTGWGNYKYSKKGKLQVVEIEILHGFIEMKNLIFKIDNVKNRKIEIKVDDIKKDFDFVLNRNSVKIFFGKPELILKRIKVLIK from the coding sequence TTTGAAAGCGCTGGTGGTTATCAAAATCTGAATATGGAAGGATGCCCGTGTTTTGAAAGAGTTGAATTTACCAATTATTTTCCCTTCGCAATTATTGATTTTTCAGATAAAAGATTATCATTAAAAATTACTCTTGAAGCATTTACTCCTTTTATTCCTCTTGATTATGAAAATTCTTCTCTGCCTATAGCAGTTTTTACATATAGAATAAAAAATCTCACCGAAAAAGAACTTGAAATTTTTCTTGCTTTTTCAATTATGAATCCTGTCGGAACAGATGGAACTGAAAATTTAAATTCACCTAAAAATGTATGTTTTGGCGGGAATATCAATATTTATAAAGAAATAGGTGAAGTTAAAGGTCTTTATTTAAAATCAAATAAATATGAAAAAGAAAGTCATAGATATGGGAATATTTCATTGTTCACAGATTCAAAAAATATTTCATATAAAACTCAGTGGGAAAAAATTGGATGGTGGACTGATTATGAAAATTTCTGGAGAGAATTTAAAAACGGCAAGTTTGAATTTGTTGAAAGTAAAGAAAGTCAAAATGGTGAAACATACTGGGCAACTCTCGGTGTAAAGGAAAATTTAAAAGGAAAAGAGGAAAAAGAGATAAATTTTTATCTTTCATGGTATTTCCCAAATAGAATAAATTACTGGGGATTGAATGAAGAGGTAAAAAATAAAATTTTAAAAAACTGGTATTCAAAAAGATTTTCTGATTCAGCAGAAGTGGTTAAATACTATATTAAAAATAAAAAATACCTTAAAGATGAAAGCATAAAATTTGCAGAAAGTTTTTTTTCTCAGAGTTTACCCGAAAGTTTTCTTGCAACAATAAGTTCTCAGTTTAATACTTTAAGAAGCAATACATTTTTTATTACTGAAGATGGACGTTTTTATGCTTTTGAAGGATGTTCTGATAATAATGGTTGCTGTCCATTGAACTGTACCCATGTCTATAATTATGATTTTACTGTTTCCTATCTATTTCCGAATTTTATGAAAAGCCAGAGAGAGGTGGATTATCTTTACAATACGGATGAAAACGGTTATATGGCTTTTAGAACAAATATACCTTTAGGGATAAAACTCTGGCAGTTTAAACCAGCAGCAGATGGACAGATGGGAACAGTTTTAAAAGCATACAGGGAATGGAAAATTACAGGGGATAATGAATTTTTGAAAAGAATATATACAAAATTAAAAAAGTCGGTTGAATATGCTTGGGAAAACTGGGATAAAAATAGAGATGGTTTAATGGAAGGAGAACAGCATAATACCTATGATGTTGAATTTTATAGAGAAAATCCATTTACTTCTTTTATTTATCTTGCATCATTAAAAGCAATGGAAGAGATTTCGGAATTTATGGGTGATATAGATTTTAAAAATGAATGTAAAAGGATATATGAAGAAGGAAGGAAAAAGGTAATAGAAGAACTCTGGAATGGAAAATATTTTGTTCAGAAATGTAAAATCAATCCATTGCCACCATACCAATTTTTGAATGGATGTTTAACTTCTCAATTACTTGGTCAGTTTTTTGCAGATAATCTAAATCTTGGTTCAATTGTTGAAGAAAAGTATATAAAAAAGACATTATCTTCTATTTTAAAGTATAACTTTATAGATTTTTCAGAACACATAAATTTTATGAGAATATATGGAATTGGAAATGAAAAAGGAGTTATTGTATGTTCTTTCCCAGAAGGTAGGCCTGAAATTCCAATGCCTTACTGTGATGAGGTCTGGACAGGAGAAGAATTTGTTATTGCTTCACTGCTTATTAGGAGAGGGAAATTAAAACAGGCAAAAGAAATTATTGAAGCAATAAATAATAGATATGATGGTGAAAAAAGAAATCCATTCAATCATATTGAATGTGGTTATCATTATGGTAGAGGTTTTTCTGCTTTTGGTTTAATTTTATCCTATCTTGGTTTTTTTGTTGACAATGTGAGAAAGGAGATTTATTTTTCACCTGTTTTGCTGAAAAAAGAATTAAATATTTTCTTTTCAACCGGAACCGGCTGGGGTAATTATAAGTATTCTAAAAAGGGAAAACTACAGGTTGTTGAAATAGAAATTCTACATGGTTTTATAGAAATGAAAAATTTGATTTTTAAGATAGATAATGTTAAAAATAGGAAAATTGAAATTAAAGTAGACGATATAAAAAAGGATTTTGATTTTGTTTTGAATAGAAATTCTGTTAAAATATTTTTTGGTAAACCAGAACTAATTTTAAAAAGAATAAAAGTTTTAATTAAATGA